The sequence GAGCACAAGTGCGTCCTCGACTCCTGCAGGTACCTCCAGCAAGAGGGGTTCGAGGTCACCTACCTCCCCGTTCGCCCCGACGGCCTCATTGACGTCGCACAGCTCGCCGATGCCATCCGCCCCGACACTGGGCTGGTCTCCGTCATGGCAGTAAACAACGAGATTGGCGTTGTCCAGCCGCTTGAGGAGATTGGCCGCATCTGCCGTGAGAAGGGCGTGCCCTTCCACACAGACGCGGCGCAGGCTCTCGGGAAGATCCCAATTGATGTCAACCAGATGGGGATTGGACTCATGTCACTGTCCGCGCACAAGATTTATGGACCCAAGGGTGTCGGTGCGCTCTACGTGCGCCGCCGCCCTCGCATTCGTGTGGAGCCACAGATGAGTGGAGGTGGCCAGGAACGGGGCATACGCAGTGGCACAGTGCCCACGCCCATTGTTGTTGGATTTGGTGCTGCCTGCGAAATTGCAGCCAAAGAGATGGACTACGATGAGAGGCGAGTTAGCGCCCTGCAGCAGCGTCTGCTTGATGGCATCCGTTCCAAGGTTGATGATGTTGTCATCAATGGTAGCATGGAGCACCGGTATGCGGGCAACCTGAACTTGTCATTTGCATATGTCGAGGGCGAGAGCTTGCTGATGGGGCTGAAGGAGGTGGCTGTGTCAAGTGGCAGTGCATGCACCAGTGCTAGTTTGGAGCCTTCCTATGTGCTCCGGGCGCTTGGTGTGGATGAGGACATGGCACACACCTCCATTCGCTTTGGCATTGGCCGCTTCACCACCGAGGAAGAGGTGGACAGAGCAACTGAGCTCACTGTCCATCAGGTGCTTAAGCTCCGTGAGATGAGTCCACTCTATGAGATGGCTAAGGCAGGCATCGACATCAAGAGCATCCAGTGGTCGCAGCACTGAGACTCTTTTCACAATGCTGTTCGTTGGACTGCTTTAGATGTGCTCGGATGGACACATACATAGGTATATGGCCTTTAGCTGTTCTTGTTATATCTTGTTTTTTTTTCATAAGGGAATATGTACTATACCTGCTAGTGGAAGTGCGTGACCTTGAGTACTCCTTAAATCTGGTAGGCCACCGCTGGCTAAGTTTTGAGAATGTTACCATGTGTGCAATGTTTTCTCAGTAATAAGCTACAATCATTTGTTTGTGGCAGTTTGCGTTCTATGTAAAATTACTGCAGATTACTTTGAGAACCTGATTAATAGAACATAATATGCAACGATGGTTAAAATGCAAGGTTAAGTGCAGCAGAACATGAAATCGTTGGTTGTGAATCCCTCATTACCATGTTATTTCTACAAGGGGATGTTGCAAATTTTGTGCTAATATAGAAATGGACAGCACAATGTCTTGCTTGAAGGATATCTTTAAATGAAAAAAGTTATCTCCAAGCTGAACATCTGAAATTACTATGTTGTTCACTTGACAATGTTCAAAAAAGCGGAAAGCGTAAGCGAAGCGGAAGGCCACAGCTTAGAGCAATGGGCGCTTTAGCGTTTTTTGAAATTGGCTAGAATTTGACAGATTTTGAATAACATGCACAGGAAAATAGGAAACATGGCACATGGGTAATTAAATAGCATCTGAAATACAGTTCACACCATAGTGAATACACACATCAGGTtcacatggcaagcaaaataacaactaaaatgCAGTTCAGTTCAAATAGTCATAACTAATAGAGACCATGTGGCCAGAATTTTGCCAGAATATGAAGGAAATAGTTCACGAACAGAGCCTAATAAGAAGATAAATGGCATATTGCCATTGTTGTGCAAACATACAAGCAAACATAGTTAAAAAACAGCCAAAATCTGGCCATTTAAAAAAACCCGCTTAATCTACCGCTTAGGGCAAAAGCGAAGCAGTTTGCCATCGCTCAGTGCTTAAGCGTCGCTTAAAAACGCTTCCTTGAACAGTCACTTGATGACTTGATGTCTTAGTTTGTTTGCTTCGCAACAGGTCATCATGAAATTCAAAGGGCATGCTTACTTCGCAGCCTGATTTTGTAGAGCACCTTACACCAAAGTGACCTGATCATATGACATTGTAATTGAATTGCATTTTGCCAATAACTCAAATGTCACAtggttttctgttttttataggTTGTCTGTTTATTTGTTCCATGCATCCTTTGTTCTGTATGTTGTTTATGATTCTATCTGATGTTTGCCTATCTATTTTAGTTCTTTGACTTCTCAACTCCTGTTTATTTTAGTTCATACTGTGTTTTAGATAGATAAGTTTATAACTATCAATCTCAGTCTTACATTCTATGTTCCTTCCAGTCTGGTGTTTCGTTTCTCACATACTTCTGTTATTTGCATCAAATAATCTAATCTTAATAATACTATAAGAGCATGGCTTCATACTAATTTACCATATGGATTCGTCTACGAAATTCTGTGTGTATATGTTGTTCTCCTGTTCCTTGGGTTGTATACTTGTGTATTGTCCAATTTTAATCATACTCTTGCTTTTGTTCTTCACCAATGTTTTGGTGCATTCAGTAACCTTATCTCTTTCTGCATCAGCGTTTCTCTACCTTTGGTACATTTTTAGTGCTGTTTTGTTGTAGAAAATAATAGGCTTAGCCAGGTACTTAATTCTCATGTTCACACACTGTAACTGTTCTTTCAATGATCTACATCAAAATGGTATGTTCAGAGTATATAATATTTTTGCTTGGCCCGTTGGTCTCATAATTGGGTCTCATTTTTCCGTAGCTATGGTTATATGGAAGGCACTATTAAAGAGAAAACTCATGCTTCAGTAATCTACAGTTGCCATATACTCTGATTCGGTACAACTGTCTAATACAGCACATGGTTGAATCATTTCAGGCACGTTTGGTAGTTGAAGATAGTGTTGGCATCCTAATCATAATGATAGATCTGCGAAGATGATCGATGAGTATTATGTAAGGAGGCATGTTTGGCAGCACTCAAACAATCTGGCGAGAGTTAGACTTGTTCTCTAGCTGGAATGTATCAAAACACGAAATAATGATACTACTTGCTGTTGTATCTTTTGAAGGACAGTTTGAACTAGTTACAGCGCTGTGTATGTATTATTGCTGCAGATATGGTTTTGGTATTCTCTCAGTTTGTTATGACAAGAGATATGTACTCTTTGTTTCTGATTTATTGTTATTCTGGTAACATCTCAATAATCTAGTGGGGGCAATATTCAACTTGTGTTGTGGGTGGCTTCGAGCTTGAGTTGCCATATCATCTGATCCGATCCATTCCATTCACTGCATCTATTGTGAatactattccctccgttcctaaatacaagtctttttagagattttaatatggactatatatgcagcaaaatgaatgaatctacattctaaactatgtctatataaaTCCGtataagacttatatttaggaacggagggagtagaagccaGTAGTTTTTTTTTTATGAGAGGAAGCCGGTAGTTTTCATCTATACTACGCCCATCCAAATGAAACTATGTAGACCGAATGAAGCAGTCGTGATTTCAGTTCAGAAAAAGTAATGTACTGGTGATGCATGATGTGGTCGGTGTCTGGAGTATTTAGAGAAATTCAGAAATAGTTCAGTTGTGTGGGAATTTCAGAGTAAACCACCTACCGAGGCCACTTATAATGTTATTGCTCTGTTTTATGGTTCCTATACAGCACATAGGAATTCTGCAACATGAGTAATTTAGCAGGCACCAAGCAGGACTCTGAAGTGAGCTCTAGGGCGTGCGGATTGCATCAGCGTTCACATATTTGGTATTTCTCTCCTCTGTCTCACTGTTCATTCCGCAGCTTCTGCTACCCATAGACAACCAGGGTTCATTCCTCTCCGCCGACGAAGCTGTGCAGCAAGATTGGCAGCAAGATTGTCGCACCTTTGTCCTAACCAAGGACTGGATATGCTGGCAACTACTGTAAACGTCATTGCTCGGCTTGCTCTGTACACTGTCAAGGCAGGCCAACCAAGGCATGTGCTTTTCCTCAAAAGTATTATTGAACATTTTCATAGAGAAGCTAATACTAGTAGGGTTGCTCGTGAACTTGCAAGGATGGCCAGATGCCCTGTATTGCTTGAGGATGCAACTGTAGTTATAATCTAAAAAAGAGGTcatgatgatttttttaaaaaggcACATCTTTGAAATATCAGTCATTTCGAGCTGTAAGAGACACAAGAGAACTAGAGAAGTGAGAATATTGGAGGAAGGACACTGGTATATGAATATGTGCTGTTTCTCCCAAGCACTCAATAGCTTGCTGCCAGTTGCATCAACAGCCAAACTAACTTCTATCAAAAAACTGAAAGAAAGGATAGCCAAACTTAACCGCTGCTGACTGTATAAGTTGTCCCATGCACTGGAGTCATTGTAAACTGTTCCCACTTGTCCCCAATAACAGAGTAATGCTAGGCGCCAGGTGATTTTTTCACGGAGACACTAGTTAACCACCATGGATCAAGTTGCTACTTAAAAAATGAGACACAGGATCACAGTGAGGTTGTTACTTACAAAATGAGACACGGGATCACAGTGAGGTTGGACGTAAAAGGTCGTATCCAGAGAAATTCCGCCAATAATATGACAAATGTAGCATAAATTTTCATTTCAACTTGCCACTGTTGCTGAAACTAAAAGGCTAGATATAAACAGGCACATAAGAACAGCATACAGCTGGGATACAGTTGTTGGCATGTCTTCTCTAGAAATCGAACGGTAACCTGAAGCCATGATCGCTACGTTAGGAGTACTCTACTGCAAAATAGTACTAAGCACAAAGGATAGCCGACGAAGGGAATGCCAATATAACAGGCTTGGAATAACCAAACATTTTTGTATCACCATTCCATTATCATGCCTAATATACACTAGTTTACTCTAGCTTTCTTGTGTGAACCAGGTTCAACGATGGTCGGTTTTCCATGCGCTATCTTGAACCTATTCCGCGCTTCAACCAAGAGAGTCGGAAAGTTCTGCATCAAATGGAGGTACTCACTTGACGTCGCGACCATCTTGAAATTGTCACCATCGGTGAGGAAATCAAAGCACCTAGCTTTGAGTTTGGGGCAGACATGGGCCTCCGCAAGTTCCAACATTGAAACCACAGTGTCCGTCGTGATACCATTGCAACATAGTTTGTCCTCACAGATCTTCTTTAGCCCCTCCACCCCATACCTATCAGCGGCTACAAGCAGATGCTGGTACTGTGCCATGGGGGAAGAATATCCACCTTGCCAGCATCAGGCAGCGAACTATGATATATGTAATGGAGCATTGATCTGAAGGTTGAGGCCTCCATGTCATGGATGGTGATAGATGACATCTTGCTCTCAGCCATCACACCATAGAGCTCTGCTCTGAAGACTGGCGATCGGGTAGTGAGCACGAGACGATGTGCGCTGAAGCTCTCCCCGCCAACATGAAAGGAAACATCGGTGAGATCTTGTTTATCCCACATCATGGCAAGATCATGACCCAAACTCGGGAGCTCCTGCTTCAGCGATGAAGTTGGAGGTGTCCAGTTGATGTCCACAGAGCACAACACCACAAAGTAGTTGTCGACCACACAGTTCACCTCTACTTCATCTCTCCTTGCTATCAGAATGCAACCTCCAATTAAGCCAGGGATAGAGCTGCCTATGTTCGTCGCCGTCCCCATCCCCATGGAAGGCGCTGGTGAGCCGGTCTTGTCGAGTAAAACCATGTGTGTAGACACCTTGGGATCGCCCTCCAGATCGGGGTTACGCCGCACTGTGATGAGGACTATGATTTTGGGGCTCGACTGTAGGTAAACAGCTTTGCATTTGCATCCAGCAACGACGGTGCTCGCGTTTACATCACTAGTATCCTCTGGCGACGAGAGTCTTACCCGGAAATGGAAGATGCGACTGTCTCTTGTTGGGAGTATTTCGCAATCTGATGGGGCCATGATGAACCCTCGGATTTGACCTCGCCCGATTCTAATGGGGGAACCGGCAGCGGCAGACGGCAGCGATATGCAAATCCGGGAAGCGGCGGCGTCGGCGATTTTACATGGACCTTCGCAGGCTGCTGCCGGCGGGGATGGTGGGTGGCGGCAGGAAGAGGGGTGCGATGGTGACCGGGGAGACGAACTGAGAGTGTGGAGTGCGGCTAGGGTTGGGACTGGTGGTACTCGAGCGTTgcggtttttttttttgagggccaAAGCTAAACTTTATTGCTGATAGTCCACACGTGGCGGAATACAAATCGGATCATAGGGGTTTACCAACCAAGTGTGGCGCCCCGCACCGAGAGAAAG comes from Triticum aestivum cultivar Chinese Spring chromosome 5B, IWGSC CS RefSeq v2.1, whole genome shotgun sequence and encodes:
- the LOC123111738 gene encoding cysteine desulfurase, mitochondrial, whose translation is MALPRRLLPLFLRRGGRLPSSPAPAPTPVRALSTAALPADALAAEEEDDSITIKGVRISGRPLYLDMQATTPVDPRVLDAMLPFYLSRYGNPHSRTHLYGWESDAAVEEARARVARLIGADPREIFFTSGATECNNIAVKGVMHFYRDRRRHVITTQTEHKCVLDSCRYLQQEGFEVTYLPVRPDGLIDVAQLADAIRPDTGLVSVMAVNNEIGVVQPLEEIGRICREKGVPFHTDAAQALGKIPIDVNQMGIGLMSLSAHKIYGPKGVGALYVRRRPRIRVEPQMSGGGQERGIRSGTVPTPIVVGFGAACEIAAKEMDYDERRVSALQQRLLDGIRSKVDDVVINGSMEHRYAGNLNLSFAYVEGESLLMGLKEVAVSSGSACTSASLEPSYVLRALGVDEDMAHTSIRFGIGRFTTEEEVDRATELTVHQVLKLREMSPLYEMAKAGIDIKSIQWSQH